The Prunus dulcis chromosome 3, ALMONDv2, whole genome shotgun sequence genome segment TCATTTGGGAACTCATCCCAAaattcttataaaaaaaaacgatTAGAAATGTTCAAATGTATGTTCTGCTTCAAGGGCCTAGCAACCTGAGCTGAATCTTCTTTTGCAATGGAATCCTCCCAAAACACCCAGTGCATGTATGATAGAAAGCCCAATACTCCCGGCCCTATAGAGAGGCCTTCCCCCTCCATTGCATTCTGAATCAGACAGTGTGACTGCATGTTCATGTTCATGAAATGTACTCTTTCTCTCGCCATCCCCTCCATATCTGGCTTGCAATTTTGTTTGTCATTTCTACACTCTTTCCTGCTTTCTTTCCTCtgtaaatcaaatcaatttgCAATCGCCGACCCCCAACTCAGCCCAAATCCATATAGAGGCCTAAAGAGCAGCTTTCAATTTTGGCCAGACGCCTTTCGGTAAGAGTagcttttcttgtttgaaaTTGACCAACTGCTTCCGAcagtaaaagaagaaattgacCAACTTCTTCAAACCTAAAGCTAGAGTTTTAAAGAGGGGCGAGGGTGCAGCAGCTTCTTTGTGTGATTACCTTAAAAAGGatatttcattttgaataatttaCTAGAACATTGTCTTAATTGATGTTTCATTCAATCTTAGTATTGAGTTCAtttatttctcttctttcttgttttgtagATGTTAATATattcgggaaaaaaaaagtttcaaagcccgtttgttttgttttgtagagCAACAAGTTTATATTGTTTCTTCGTTATGGCCTCGGTGAGACTCGGGGCTTTGTTCTGTTAttgtttcttcttgttttgttccTCATCAAAAACCTTGCAGTTCAagtgattatatatattacatataaatACTCCCAAGTTTCAATTTCGCTCCCAAAACTAGTCACGTGCCAAAGCAGATCACAATATTCCAAACTTGTAGGTAAGTGATCGTTTGACAAGGATGCCAGATTGGTTCGTTCAAGTTGTGGTTAAAGCATACACGAATATTTCTGACGTGAAGGTCCTTGGAGTAGAAAATAGGCAATATGCTCCTTTTTTGCAAGAAAATAAGCTTTTAATTTATCATTGACATCAAGTGACAGTTCCCACACAGAGACGACCAATAGGTTTCCGCTAAAAGTTTCTATAATTACAATTAACTAGAGCATCTTCAAGTCATCAAAATTTTGTCAATGGTGGGTGTTACGACACCCCAGTCGAGAGAGAGAATCGGAAGAGTTATCAGAGCAATACCGGATGGTGTATGGAACATCCAAACAATTCTCAGCAGCTTAAGAAACTGTTCGTCCATAACACATAGATGCAATATAGAGATTCTTCGCCCACTTCTCCTGTAATACCCGGATTTGAGTTACTCTTACGCCAACATATTGAaagacaaaaatgaaaaggtccttgacaaaacaaaatgataaaTATATGTTACCTTGACATGCGTACTAGGAAAAGTAGAAGTACGAAGAGTCTCTTGTGTTTCGTCTTGAGGCTTCCTCCTTGGCACACTTAGAACAAATGCAGCCTGATCCCACGTTGCTGCAGTTGCTGTTATACGATATCCAGAGTCCCACCGCCGATGAATACCTTCGCTGGGATAAAGGAAATCTAGTTCAACAacctgaaaaacaaaatatggtCTGCCCTGTTAAATAAATAGTTCTGTACAGTTCACTAATTCACTAGGCCAAATTGTTTCTCCAATTACTCACTACCTACTATAAAATCAAAAGTGCTAACCACCATAGGCAATTGGAAAGACAAGTCAGAGAAAGAAATGTGCTTTTTCATCCAAGATTACCTGCTCCGAATAACCTGCACCACGAGACATAACAACTGCCCATCTACTTCCTGAAGTGGCCATTGCAGTAACATAAAAGCCCTCCCTCCACTTTTTGTTAATCCACTTGAAAGGAAATGTATCGCTTACTTTGTACGACTGCTGAGTAAATGGTGTACCTGGACCGAACAATTGACATcagtaataaataaaagaattcaaaaaatcaaaaagaaaacacaccCTTTCCAGTTTAAATGTCCATGAAAACCCCAAAACACTATACTAACCCTTGGACATTACTACTAATGAACTCCCATTAGTAGCTCCAGCTATCGCACTGATGTAATAGTTATTCTCCCACTGCTCCATTATCCATTCCTTCAAACACATCCAAAAAATTCATGACACATTACAATTTGAATGTAAGGAATGTTACATGCAAACAGTTTATTAAAAGTTagcaataaaataacaaagtgAACATACAAACTCTCGTAAAAACAAAGTCAGTATGCCAACGAAGACAATCACTTCAGGTTGATTAAAAAGCATATGCATGTACCTTGTGAAGAGAACATGGTGAGAGTTCGTAAACTTGGGAAGTGAAATCAGTGCCTGCATCCATAATTAAGGCCCACAAATCTTGAGAAGAGGCCACACTACTAATATATAACCCATCCTCGTTCCCCTTCTCGATATGCTGAGCAAGCCTTGTATCAGCCACATTATAGTGATACCTATAGAAACATGAGAAGAAACAGTTTAAACAATATGACGACAAGAAGACAACAATTTAACtataaaaatagaaagcaAGATACACAGGGTATATCTATTATATTATCAAGAATAGAAGTCCCCAAAACCATCACCAAATAAGTAAATGATTCACTGCTTGGGTCATACAAATACCTTTGCTTCATTGGTCTGCGAGCATTATAGACACTAATCCATTGTGTTGCTGGCATACCCATTCGAATCCTCTTCTTTGGTTGTTCATCATCTTCCTCCATTGTCAATCTTCCTCTCTTATGACCAACCAGATTAATAAGCTTCACAATACATGGAGCATATATTAGATGCACAATCCTTCTTCTAAAAATATAAGTACATAAACTACTGCTCAAGGGTAAGTATCATCAACAAAAGGAGAGAAGATGATACATACCTTCTGTGCACCCTCTGTGTTTATTGGCCTGATATCAGGATTTGGACCAACAATCCCATCAAAGAGTGATATATATTTTGCATAATTAGGTTCTTCATCAAACTTCAAGTTCACCACATATTCCACAAACTGTCTAAAAGGCTGTGGAGAGAAGGAACACAATATCTCTGGAGATGTTgccatcttcttcttgcaaACAAGAAACCCTTTATTCTCTCCCTGAAAGAACCACCATgctaaaagtaaaataaaagcaaGGTAGGCAAGacagaaatttttatttaagcaaagaaagaaagggcaAACCTGGTATCCTTGCCAAGGCAGACGACCGCGAAGAAGGAATACAAGGGTGTAAGCTAGAGACTCGAGATCATCTCTCCTACTACCCGTTCTCCCTAAATGAGCATGCACGCTGGCATAACGCACTGTTCCTCTGTCGGACCAAAAAACTAAAGAACTAAGTAGCAGAAAGCTTGAACAAGGGAGCATAAAGAAGAGGAAGGCAAAAAGAAAGCAGCATTCAAACTAACCAAGAAGACTACATAGGAAACCATGCTTATACCTGAAAACATCTGGCCTCTGGTCATATTCTACATGCCGACCAGTTGTAGTTTCTCTCCATCTAGTTGCTGATAAACCCAAAACAAGTTATAATATGATAACTTACTGAGAACCACTATACTACTTAACATTAAGGAAACCGAGATTCACAAAATACCTAGTCCAAGATCAACTAAAAACAACTTTTTCTCGTCAGAAGTCCCAGGTGGACCAAGCAGAAAATTCTCAGGCTTTACATCCCCATGTACATACCTGAAAATAGATGTGGTACCATAgcttaaaaataattttcaatatGGCTTTCAACAAACTGCAAAAACATCTGAAGAACTAATCCTAAACACATTcaatttaataagatagccAAAACACAAATACAGTGACTATCCCCCAAAACTACTTCAACTGTCCCAAACAATTTCTAAATCAAAACTCCAAACAGACCATATTGTCCATACAAGCTTTCTATATAACTAGCTTCCTAATGTCTTAATAAACTAAACAACAAAATTGTATGATGTAGAGGAAAAGAGTAAATTGTGCACGCCATGTGCTCTCGTATTGTTGAAACGCCTAAATATGATATCAAGCTATCAGACAGAAGAATCATAGGCATACTTATTCTTTCGCATTAATACTTCCCACATATAAACTTCTCTAAAGAAATCGATCACATAGCCGAAAGGTTTTTTCTGGATATAATAATGTTCCAGACCAAAGCACCAAAGTGAAATGATATGAGAGGGAAAGGAaggcgagagagagagagagagagagagagagagagagagagagagagagagagagagagagagagagagataaacaACCACAATGATAACAAATGTGCATTGatttgtaacaaaaaaatctTACCCTCGAAAATGCATCTTCTCcaatattgatattgcttCAATGGCAATGCATGCAACCATTTCAGTGGTCATTCTAAAATTCAGAAGACAACTAAATTATGAAACTGAAAATTCATGAAATCCGTAAGATAATAATTAAACTATTTACTAAATTAGGAGTCAATTTTGTAACTGAAACTTACGTATGAGAGTTATTATTCCAAACATCCCACAAGCTTGGCCCCAACATATCCATAACCTGCAGCATAAAAGTTTTCAGTCAAAATCAAAAAGCTATTCATGAACTAGTATATCATATGACTCCCAAAACATTATAGTATGGCTAACAAGACTCAAAACAAGTAAGCCAAAAAAAGACTGCTTACCATGATATAATAGTCGCCTTGCTGGCCTTTAAAGTGTACTCGCGGCACACCATGGCTGCCACCAAGAGTGCTGTACAAGCAACACAAAGTAAATTATGGATacacaaataaaatttaaaaacaatacCAAAACAAGAGAGATAGAGGCATGCTTACTTGTATACTAGCCACTCAGCTGGTGGTCCATAGTTACACCCTTTACTATTTCTATGCTCGAATTTTAAGGCTACCTAAGATACCAAGGAAAATAATGTGTAGGTAAGTGAGAgacaaaagaaagtaaaaggtAAAGACAAAGAGAGAATAAAACTCAACAGTCAAATTTAACAAATTGTTGTACCTCTACAGCTCCTGGGCCGGTTCTCTCATTTGTATTCAAAACACGTCGACCAACAAAAACTTGTCCGAAGCCACCCTTACCCAGCTTTCGTTCTACTTTGTAAACAGGGGAACCACCAACATGAACCTGCAGCAACAAACCTAGGAATTAGCATAAAGACAACAATTTATGTCAAGCGATtcaaagtaaaagaaaaaacaactaTGGACGTTGTCTCTAGAGGCAGCACTTGTTAGACTAAGCATAGTGGTGCAATTCTCAGAGTTTTAGATACAACTACTGCTCGTTATTATtagtaataattaaaacaattattattattcaagAATATATAATGGGATATACCTATAACTAACAGGACACAAGGACTACAGCATGGTGATCATAAAAAATGTAAGTCAGTACACAGAAACACTATGCTGCTTATACAGTATCCATCAATACATTATGTGATTCTAAGAAATAGCTCATGCAGTACACTTCTAGTTCACAAAATACCTCCATAACTGCACTCCAACTTCAACCAGTAActtaatttgttttcactACTTAATTGTGCTAACGTGATCTAGAAAAAGGTGCCCAGACACCCTCTCAGAGTCAACCAAAGTTTCCAAAAGGGGTTACAGGAGGTAAAGTTCAGGTTTCAATTCTTACCCATTTAAAGGAAGCGAGCAATCAGGCAAAACACCAAAATGCAGTACAAATTAGGGATAAGTCGTCAAACATTATGATCAATAATGTCAACATATAGAACACCACATAGCCTATCTACCAAAACACTTGTTCCCAGAACCATACTAAATGAATGGCCATGATCTACCAACCAGACCTCTCCATTTCATAAAATGGAGAGCGGATTCTGATCCAAGTATACACACTGCTTACGAAACCTCAAAgctaaatcaaacaaaaacaaacatgttCACTCAACCACAGTAACAAACCCCAATGCCCCACAATCCCACTTCCCGCAACATACTATAAATGCACCCGAATTATGCAGGATGACCACCAAACGGCATTCATCTTCGATAGGATTCGGTAAAGACCAAATCCTTTCGttacaaatataaaaagtaatgtaaacaataataaaaataaaaccttcTCAGGAAGCGGAGTTGTGCTTCCTTCGTCTTCACCAGCATTTGCCTTATCATTACTCGGAGCGCCGCCGGCCCCGCCTCCGCCACTATACTCatccattttcttctcttccacttccttctcctcctcctcctcctcctcctcaacGACTACGTTTTGCTCAtcacccaccaccaccacctcctctcGTTTGTGCTCCTCTTCTTTCGCCTTATTAGTCTCGTTCCTGTTATTCGGATTACTCGGCACTGCTTCTGCCGCCGCAGCCGCCGCTCGCCTCCGCCTTGTTCTCGTCGCTATCGCCTCTCCAGCGTCGATCGGACTCGGAatcttctcctttttctgCTTCTTAGCTGCTGCTCCTGCTGCTCCTCGTCCCCTGCGCACTCCGCCACGAGGTACCGGCATCGTTCATCGTCCGATTCTCATGCTCCGTCTTCTTCGCGCCGCCGTTCAAGGCCTCGACTATTGGCTAAGTAATGCTTCGAAAGAATGTGGAGTCTTGGGGTTCAATCGGCAATTCGCGAATCGCTGAGCCTGTGATCTTGAAGAGAAACTAGGGTTTGGAAGAGATCAGAAAGACTCAGAGGGAGGGCTTCGACTagtttcagagagagagaaagagcgaAGACGAAGGCATTGAAAggtattaatttataattaaatgttttattcgaaaaataaaggaaataaagtgaaatttgggaaagttattttactttatttttttcatgtcGGTGAATTGGGGACGTTGATGAGGAGGGGTAATTCACGGTGGGATttaggttttttattttgtttattcagGGGGctgaaaaacaattttgtgCAAAGACGAAAAAGGGCTTGATGGAATTCTGAACTTCCCAAACTGCCCTAGCCACCTCGCGGTGCCTGCAAATAATTGGAAAGTTGGAACTTTCATAGATTCATCGTTGACTGATTGAAGTCATGATCATTTTGTGGAAAACGTTACGATTTTTTATatctcaatttcaattttcaaatgcTTCTAACAAAATTCTtctaaccccaaaaaaaaaaaaattgcttctAAGAAAAGTCAGTTtcataaaagcaaaaaataatagtaGTTGAATTGGAGCACAATTTGTCCACGGGTTGAGATTTAGAACCACTTctcacaaaattcaaaatgaatttatcTCACCGACTGTCAAAAGACCATATTGCAATGTCTATCGAAGATTCTTTTTACAATCAAACTAATTGAggttattttgaaaaataggagAGAATGTGTGTGCATAAGAATCATAGTAATCACAAACAAAAACGAATCATAATGATTGTAAAATTCAGGTATATTTCGGCACAATAGTATTTCTTataggtttttaaaaaattatatgtggaaaaaatctCATGAGAATGATAGTCTTTTATGATAGAAAAGTTGTGTTAGTATAATTATAAGCAACCTCAATTTGTAATGGTTATTATCTGTAACGAacgtcaaattttttttcaaagacaTGACACGTTGAGAAAGATGTATGATTGTTCTAATTGGCTTGTTTTTTAATTCTTGGAAATCTTGAATTCCAATGATTGAATGATTAATCTAATTGCTTGGTTTGGCCTTTGGTATAGAGCGGGATAGCAGATTAGTACTGAGAAAGTGGAGTTACAAACAACGAGCCCGTCTAGCTCAGTTGGTAGAGCGCAAGGCTCTTAACCTTGTGGTCGTGGGTTCGAGCCCCACGGTGGGCgatttcatttttttacaATTCTTTAGCCATTTGGTACGGTTCCTTATTATCAGTGGCCCAATAACGCTTTTTCTTGGTCTATGAGACATTATGATGCCTTTGGACTTGAACCCTTTTTTGTAGGTTGAAGGTCAATATTTGGCTAATGCCAAGACACcatcttcattttttatttttttagcaGCTGTGACCAAAGAAAAAGCGGGAGCTTATGTAATAAGGAGCTATGTTCAGGGCTACAATGAGAATTTAGTCCAAACTGTCAAATAATAACTCAAAACTGAATCGGATagctatttaaaaaaaccccTCACTATGACCCTCATTCTAACCTCCTCAAAAAAAGTAGTTTACCTAAAACAAATTGAAGCCTGATTGGTGAAGCATGTATGGCTATgtgtttgtgaattttgaattcAGAATGATATAACTTTTTGGGTGGGAGTAGAGCAAGTTGGGTGGTTGGCAGGTTAGGACGTCTAGTCGAAGCTCAAGTAGACATATACCCAATTTGGGTTTGAGCCCAAGGTCAATTGATCAAGTACCAATGAAGTCAACTGAAGCCCAACTTGTTAAACCAGATTGAGCTCAAGTTGCCTAGAATGATTGGGTTGGGCTCAACTTAACAGTTCAGTCCATATGTTTAATTTGCCAAAAATAACCTGAAATGCCCCGTTGGTGGATTGGTCTAGATTGGACAGTTTCAATTAATTAGACTAATATGCTAACCGTTGTGTAATAAACTTATAAATGTTTAGTTTCTTATTGAAGATTTACTCGGAGTTTGTAGGCCTCAAgctattgtttaatttttctcttGTTTAGTTTACAAGTCTCATCTAGAAGGTTGTGACTCATAAGGACTCGCTTGGACTCAACTCCAATCCAATGCGAGCAACCAAATGAGGAGTTTGAATCAGACATGTTTACTTGAAATGAGAGAAGTGTCATGAATCGGAAAAGTCACGTATTGATGAGAGAATAAACGAGTATGAGAT includes the following:
- the LOC117622482 gene encoding casein kinase 1-like protein HD16, yielding MPVPRGGVRRGRGAAGAAAKKQKKEKIPSPIDAGEAIATRTRRRRAAAAAAEAVPSNPNNRNETNKAKEEEHKREEVVVVGDEQNVVVEEEEEEEEKEVEEKKMDEYSGGGGAGGAPSNDKANAGEDEGSTTPLPEKVHVGGSPVYKVERKLGKGGFGQVFVGRRVLNTNERTGPGAVEVALKFEHRNSKGCNYGPPAEWLVYNTLGGSHGVPRVHFKGQQGDYYIMVMDMLGPSLWDVWNNNSHTMTTEMVACIAIEAISILEKMHFRGYVHGDVKPENFLLGPPGTSDEKKLFLVDLGLATRWRETTTGRHVEYDQRPDVFRGTVRYASVHAHLGRTGSRRDDLESLAYTLVFLLRGRLPWQGYQGENKGFLVCKKKMATSPEILCSFSPQPFRQFVEYVVNLKFDEEPNYAKYISLFDGIVGPNPDIRPINTEGAQKLINLVGHKRGRLTMEEDDEQPKKRIRMGMPATQWISVYNARRPMKQRYHYNVADTRLAQHIEKGNEDGLYISSVASSQDLWALIMDAGTDFTSQVYELSPCSLHKEWIMEQWENNYYISAIAGATNGSSLVVMSKGTPFTQQSYKVSDTFPFKWINKKWREGFYVTAMATSGSRWAVVMSRGAGYSEQVVELDFLYPSEGIHRRWDSGYRITATAATWDQAAFVLSVPRRKPQDETQETLRTSTFPSTHVKEKWAKNLYIASMCYGRTVS